Proteins encoded within one genomic window of Bos indicus x Bos taurus breed Angus x Brahman F1 hybrid chromosome 18, Bos_hybrid_MaternalHap_v2.0, whole genome shotgun sequence:
- the ZC3H4 gene encoding zinc finger CCCH domain-containing protein 4 isoform X7 has translation MLGRAAEEEEEEEEKKEGRGRWVSLARSLFLACFLSWPHAFPPPRGARPLSLALALSFLGAMLRGREDGELEEGELEDDGAEETQDTSGGPERSRKEKGEKHHSDSDEEKSHRRLKRKRKKEREKEKRRSKKRRKSKHKRHASSSDDFSDFSDDSDFSPSEKGHRKYREYSPPYAPSHQQYPPSHTTPLPKKSYSKMDSKGYGMYDDYENEQYGEYEGDEEEDMGKDDYDDFTKELNQYRRAKEGSSRGRGSRGRGRGYRGRGSRGGSRGRGMGRGGRGRGRGSVGGDHPEDEEDFYEEEMDYGESEEPMGDEDYDDYSKELSQYRRSKDGRGRGLSRGRGRGSRGRGKGMGRGRGRGGSRGGMNKGGMNDDEDFYDDDMGDGGGSYRRSDHDKPHQQSDKKGKVICKYFVEGRCTWGDHCNFSHDIELPKKRELCKFYITGFCARAENCPYMHGDFPCKLYHTTGNCINGDDCMFSHDPLTEETRELLDKMLADDAEAGAEDEKEVEELKKQGINPLPKPPPGVGLLPTPPRPPGPPAPTSPNGRPMQGGPPPPPPPPPPPPGPPQMPLPAHEPLSPQQLQQQQDMYNKKIPSLFEIVVRPTGQLAEKLGVRFPGPGGPPGPMGPGPNMGPPGPMGGPMHPDMHPDMHPDMHPDMHPDMHPDMPMGPGMNPGPPMGPGGPPMMPYGPGDSPHSGMMPPIPPAQNFYENFYQQQEGMEMEPGLIGDAGDTGNWYSSDEDEGGSSVTSILKTLRQQTSSRPQASVGELSGSGLGDPRLQKGHPTGGRLADPRLSRDPRLSRHAEASSGSGPGDTGPSDPRLARSLPSSKPDGGLHSSPAGPGGSKGSGPPPAEEEEGERALREKAVNIPLEPLPGHPLRDPRSQLQQFSHIKKDVTLSRPSFARTVLWSPEDLIPLPLPKQEAAPPVPAALQSLPALDPRLHRAAASGPPNSRQRAGNSADAGAAGSSLPDFELLSRILKTVNVTGPLATPGSGDKPSDPRVRKTPTDPRLQKPTDSATASSRAAKPGPAEVPSPAASPSGESSPPATAPYDPRVLAAGGLGQGGGGGQSSVLSGISLYDPRTPNAGGKAAEPAADTGAQPKGPEGNGRSSAAAKAKEPPFVRKSALEQPESGKPGADGATATDRYNSYNRPRPKAAAAPAAAVGAPSAEGSLPQPGVHNLPVPTLFGTVKPAPKTGSGSPFAGNSPAQEGRREQQASRRHEVLHEQEELEPRWRAGPAGKQV, from the exons ATGTTGGGCCGGGccgcggaggaggaggaggaggaggaggagaagaaggaagggcGGGGTCGGTGGGTGTCTCTCGCTCGCTCGCTCTTTCTCGCTTGCTTTCTCTCCTGGCCTCATGCGTTTCCCCCCCCTCGCGGCGCTCGCCCGCTCTCCCTCGCTCTCGCTCTGTCTTTTTTGGGCGCCATGCTGAGGGGAAG GGAAGATGGTGAGTTGGAAGAAGGCGAGCTGGAAGATGACGGAGCCGAGGAGACGCAGGACACCTCTGGGGGCCCCGAGAGGAgccggaaggagaagggggagaagcACCACAGTGACTCGGACGAGGAGAAGTCTCACCGGAGGCTGAAGCGGAAGCGCAAGAAAGAGcgggagaaggagaagaggaggtcCAAGAAGAGGAGGAAATCCAAGCATAAA CGCCACGCTTCTTCCAGCGATGACTTCTCGGACTTCTCCGATGACTCGGACTTCAGCCCCAGCGAGAAGGGGCACCGCAAATACCGAGAGTACAGCCCCCCCTACGCGCCG TCCCACCAGCAGTACCCTCCGTCTCACACCACGCCCCTGCCCAAGAAGTCCTACTCCAAGATGGACAGCAAAGGCTACGGCATGTATGACGACTACGAGAACGAGCAGTATGGGGAGTATGAGGGGGACGAGGAGGAGGACATGGGCAAGGACGACTACGACGACTTCACCAAAGAGCTGAACCAGTACCGGCGCGCCAAGGAGGGCAGCAGCCGGGGCCGAG GCAGCCGGGGCCGAGGCAGGGGCTACCGAGGCCGAGGCAGCCGCGGAGGGTCTCGAGGCCGAGGCATGGGCAGGGGCGGCCGAGGCAGGGGCAGAGGCTCCGTGGGAGGAGACCACCCGGAGGACGAAGAGGACTTCTACGAGGAGGAGATGGAC TATGGAGAGAGTGAGGAGCCGATGGGAGATGAGGACTACGACGACTACTCCAAGGAGCTGAGCCAGTACCGCCGGTCCAAGGACGGCCGAGGGCGAG GGTTAAGTCGAGGCCGCGGCCGGGGTTCCCGAGGTCGAGGGAAAGGGATGGGCCGGGGCCGCGGTCGAGGAGGCAGCCGAGGTGGGATGAACAAGGGCGGGATGAACGACGATGAAGACTTCTATGACGACGACATGGGC GATGGTGGTGGGAGCTACCGGAGGAGTGACCACGACAAGCCCCACCAGCAGTCTGACAAGAAAGGCAAAGTCATCTGCAAATACTTCGTGGAAGGGCGGTGCACGTGG GGAGACCACTGTAATTTTAGCCACGACATCGAGCTACCAAAGAAGCGAGAACTGTGCAAGTTTTACATCACTGGGTTTTGTGCCAGAGCCGAGAACTGCCCCTACATGCATG GTGATTTCCCGTGTAAGCTGTACCACACGACTGGGAACTGTATCAACGGCGACGACTGCATGTTCTCTCACGACCCCCTGACCGAGGAGACCCGAGAGCTCTTGGACAAG ATGCTGGCGGACGATGCGGAGGCGGGCGCCGAGGATgagaaggaggtggaggagcTGAAGAAGCAGGGCATCAACCCCCTGCCCAAGCCGCCCCCCGGCGTGGGCCTcctgcccaccccgccccgcccgcccggcCCCCCGGCCCCCACATCTCCGAATGGCCGGCCCATGCAGGgtggccccccgcccccaccccctcccccacccccgccccccggacCCCCTCAGATGCCCCTGCCAGCGCACGAGCCGCTGTCcccacagcagctgcagcagcagcaggacatgtaCAATAAGAAGATCCCCTCCTTGTTTGAGATCGTGGTGCGGCCCACAGGGCAGCTGGCTGAGAAGCTGGGCGTAAG GTTCCCTGGACCCGGAGGACCCCCTGGGCCAATGGGCCCTGGGCCCAACATGGGACCCCCAGGGCCGATGGGGGGCCCGATGCATCCTGACATGCACCCCGACATGCACCCAGATATGCACCCTGACATGCACCCCGACATGCACCCAGATATGCCGATGGGCCCTGGCATGAACCCCGGCCCACCCATGGGCCCCGGCGGCCCTCCTATGATGCCCTACGGTCCCGGAGACTCCCCGCATTCTGGAATGATGCCCCCCATCCCACCAGCCCAGAACTTCTATGAAAACTTCTACCAGCAGCAGGAGGGCATGGAGATGGAGCCGGGACTCATTGGGGACGCAG GTGACACTGGAAACTGGTACTCAAGCGATGAGGATGAAGGTGGGAGCAGTGTCACCTCCATCCTGAAGACGCTGAGGCAGCAGACGTCCAGCCGGCCCCAGGCTTCTGTTGGAGAGCTGAGCGGCAGTGGGCTGGGGGATCCCCGCCTCCAGAAGGGACACCCCACAGGAGGCCGACTGGCCGACCCCCGCCTCAGCCGGGACCCCAGGCTTTCTCGCCATGCCGAGGCTTCCAGTGGGTCAGGCCCAGGTGACACCGGACCCTCTGACCCGCGACTGGCTCGCTCCCTACCCAGCTCCAAGCCCGACGGTGGCTTGCATTCCAGCCCTGCCGGTCCCGGGGGCTCCAAGGGGTCTGGGCCACCCCCGGCggaagaagaggaaggggagcGAGCCCTGCGGGAGAAGGCCGTCAACATTCCCCTGGAGCCGCTCCCTGGGCACCCGCTGCGGGACCCACGGTCACAGCTGCAGCAATTCAGCCACATCAAGAAGGACGTGACCCTGAGCCGGCCCAGCTTCGCCCgcactgtgctctggagccctgaGGACCTGATCCCGCTGCCCCTGCCCAAGCAGGAGGCGGCGCCCCCCGTGCCCGCCGCCCTGCAGTCCCTGCCGGCGCTGGATCCCAGGCTACACCGCGCCGCCGCCTCGGGGCCCCCCAACTCCCGGCAGCGCGCGGGCAACTCTGCAGATGCTGGTGCGGCCGGCTCCAGCCTGCCTGACTTTGAGCTCCTCTCGCGCATTCTCAAGACTGTCAACGTCACCGGCCCCTTGGCCACCCCTGGCTCCGGCGACAAGCCCAGTGACCCCCGAGTGCGGAAGACGCCTACCGACCCCCGGCTGCAGAAACCCACAGACTCCGCCACTGCCTCCTCCCGGGCAGCCAAACCTGGCCCCGCCGAGGTGCCCTCTCCAGCTGCCAGCCCCAGCGGGGAGTCCTCCCCGCCAGCCACCGCCCCCTACGACCCCCGTGTGCTGGCAGCCGGCGGCCTGGGCCAGGGCGGCGGGGGCGGCCAGAGCAGCGTGCTGAGCGGCATCAGCCTCTACGACCCCAGGACTCCCAACGCGGGGGGCAAAGCCGCGGAGCCGGCCGCCGACACGGGCGCCCAACCCAAGGGCCCTGAGGGCAATGGCAGGAGCTCTGCTGCCGCCAAGGCCAAGGAGCCCCCGTTTGTCCGCAAGTCCGCCCTGGAACAGCCCGAGTCCGGGAAGCCCGGGGCCGACGGGGCCACGGCCACGGACAGATACAACAGTTACAACCGGCCCCGGCCCAAGGCCGCCGCGGCCCCCGCTGCCGCTGTGGGTGCCCCATCAGCAGAGGGCAGCCTGCCCCAGCCCGGCGTGCACAACCTGCCCGTGCCCACCCTCTTCGGGACCGTGAAACCGGCACCCAAGACGGGCTCCGGAAGCCCATTTGCTGGCAACAGCCCAGCCCAAGAGG gacGAAGGGAGCAGCAGGCGTCAAGAAGGCACGAAGTGTTGCATGAACAAGAAGAGCTGGAGCCGAGATGGCGGGCAGGCCCCGCGGGGAAGCAGGTCTAG
- the ZC3H4 gene encoding zinc finger CCCH domain-containing protein 4 isoform X5 — translation MLGRAAEEEEEEEEKKEGRGRWVSLARSLFLACFLSWPHAFPPPRGARPLSLALALSFLGAMLRGREDGELEEGELEDDGAEETQDTSGGPERSRKEKGEKHHSDSDEEKSHRRLKRKRKKEREKEKRRSKKRRKSKHKRHASSSDDFSDFSDDSDFSPSEKGHRKYREYSPPYAPSHQQYPPSHTTPLPKKSYSKMDSKGYGMYDDYENEQYGEYEGDEEEDMGKDDYDDFTKELNQYRRAKEGSSRGRGSRGRGRGYRGRGSRGGSRGRGMGRGGRGRGRGSVGGDHPEDEEDFYEEEMDYGESEEPMGDEDYDDYSKELSQYRRSKDGRGRGLSRGRGRGSRGRGKGMGRGRGRGGSRGGMNKGGMNDDEDFYDDDMGDGGGSYRRSDHDKPHQQSDKKGKVICKYFVEGRCTWGDHCNFSHDIELPKKRELCKFYITGFCARAENCPYMHGDFPCKLYHTTGNCINGDDCMFSHDPLTEETRELLDKMLADDAEAGAEDEKEVEELKKQGINPLPKPPPGVGLLPTPPRPPGPPAPTSPNGRPMQGGPPPPPPPPPPPPGPPQMPLPAHEPLSPQQLQQQQDMYNKKIPSLFEIVVRPTGQLAEKLGVRFPGPGGPPGPMGPGPNMGPPGPMGGPMHPDMHPDMHPDMHPDMHPDMHPDMPMGPGMNPGPPMGPGGPPMMPYGPGDSPHSGMMPPIPPAQNFYENFYQQQEGMEMEPGLIGDAEDYGHYEELPGEPGEHLFPEHPLEPDSFSEGGPPGRPKPGAGVPDFLPSAQRALYLRIQQKQQEEERARRLAESSKQDRENEEGDTGNWYSSDEDEGGSSVTSILKTLRQQTSSRPQASVGELSGSGLGDPRLQKGHPTGGRLADPRLSRDPRLSRHAEASSGSGPGDTGPSDPRLARSLPSSKPDGGLHSSPAGPGGSKGSGPPPAEEEEGERALREKAVNIPLEPLPGHPLRDPRSQLQQFSHIKKDVTLSRPSFARTVLWSPEDLIPLPLPKQEAAPPVPAALQSLPALDPRLHRAAASGPPNSRQRAGNSADAGAAGSSLPDFELLSRILKTVNVTGPLATPGSGDKPSDPRVRKTPTDPRLQKPTDSATASSRAAKPGPAEVPSPAASPSGESSPPATAPYDPRVLAAGGLGQGGGGGQSSVLSGISLYDPRTPNAGGKAAEPAADTGAQPKGPEGNGRSSAAAKAKEPPFVRKSALEQPESGKPGADGATATDRYNSYNRPRPKAAAAPAAAVGAPSAEGSLPQPGVHNLPVPTLFGTVKPAPKTGSGSPFAGNSPAQEACRP, via the exons ATGTTGGGCCGGGccgcggaggaggaggaggaggaggaggagaagaaggaagggcGGGGTCGGTGGGTGTCTCTCGCTCGCTCGCTCTTTCTCGCTTGCTTTCTCTCCTGGCCTCATGCGTTTCCCCCCCCTCGCGGCGCTCGCCCGCTCTCCCTCGCTCTCGCTCTGTCTTTTTTGGGCGCCATGCTGAGGGGAAG GGAAGATGGTGAGTTGGAAGAAGGCGAGCTGGAAGATGACGGAGCCGAGGAGACGCAGGACACCTCTGGGGGCCCCGAGAGGAgccggaaggagaagggggagaagcACCACAGTGACTCGGACGAGGAGAAGTCTCACCGGAGGCTGAAGCGGAAGCGCAAGAAAGAGcgggagaaggagaagaggaggtcCAAGAAGAGGAGGAAATCCAAGCATAAA CGCCACGCTTCTTCCAGCGATGACTTCTCGGACTTCTCCGATGACTCGGACTTCAGCCCCAGCGAGAAGGGGCACCGCAAATACCGAGAGTACAGCCCCCCCTACGCGCCG TCCCACCAGCAGTACCCTCCGTCTCACACCACGCCCCTGCCCAAGAAGTCCTACTCCAAGATGGACAGCAAAGGCTACGGCATGTATGACGACTACGAGAACGAGCAGTATGGGGAGTATGAGGGGGACGAGGAGGAGGACATGGGCAAGGACGACTACGACGACTTCACCAAAGAGCTGAACCAGTACCGGCGCGCCAAGGAGGGCAGCAGCCGGGGCCGAG GCAGCCGGGGCCGAGGCAGGGGCTACCGAGGCCGAGGCAGCCGCGGAGGGTCTCGAGGCCGAGGCATGGGCAGGGGCGGCCGAGGCAGGGGCAGAGGCTCCGTGGGAGGAGACCACCCGGAGGACGAAGAGGACTTCTACGAGGAGGAGATGGAC TATGGAGAGAGTGAGGAGCCGATGGGAGATGAGGACTACGACGACTACTCCAAGGAGCTGAGCCAGTACCGCCGGTCCAAGGACGGCCGAGGGCGAG GGTTAAGTCGAGGCCGCGGCCGGGGTTCCCGAGGTCGAGGGAAAGGGATGGGCCGGGGCCGCGGTCGAGGAGGCAGCCGAGGTGGGATGAACAAGGGCGGGATGAACGACGATGAAGACTTCTATGACGACGACATGGGC GATGGTGGTGGGAGCTACCGGAGGAGTGACCACGACAAGCCCCACCAGCAGTCTGACAAGAAAGGCAAAGTCATCTGCAAATACTTCGTGGAAGGGCGGTGCACGTGG GGAGACCACTGTAATTTTAGCCACGACATCGAGCTACCAAAGAAGCGAGAACTGTGCAAGTTTTACATCACTGGGTTTTGTGCCAGAGCCGAGAACTGCCCCTACATGCATG GTGATTTCCCGTGTAAGCTGTACCACACGACTGGGAACTGTATCAACGGCGACGACTGCATGTTCTCTCACGACCCCCTGACCGAGGAGACCCGAGAGCTCTTGGACAAG ATGCTGGCGGACGATGCGGAGGCGGGCGCCGAGGATgagaaggaggtggaggagcTGAAGAAGCAGGGCATCAACCCCCTGCCCAAGCCGCCCCCCGGCGTGGGCCTcctgcccaccccgccccgcccgcccggcCCCCCGGCCCCCACATCTCCGAATGGCCGGCCCATGCAGGgtggccccccgcccccaccccctcccccacccccgccccccggacCCCCTCAGATGCCCCTGCCAGCGCACGAGCCGCTGTCcccacagcagctgcagcagcagcaggacatgtaCAATAAGAAGATCCCCTCCTTGTTTGAGATCGTGGTGCGGCCCACAGGGCAGCTGGCTGAGAAGCTGGGCGTAAG GTTCCCTGGACCCGGAGGACCCCCTGGGCCAATGGGCCCTGGGCCCAACATGGGACCCCCAGGGCCGATGGGGGGCCCGATGCATCCTGACATGCACCCCGACATGCACCCAGATATGCACCCTGACATGCACCCCGACATGCACCCAGATATGCCGATGGGCCCTGGCATGAACCCCGGCCCACCCATGGGCCCCGGCGGCCCTCCTATGATGCCCTACGGTCCCGGAGACTCCCCGCATTCTGGAATGATGCCCCCCATCCCACCAGCCCAGAACTTCTATGAAAACTTCTACCAGCAGCAGGAGGGCATGGAGATGGAGCCGGGACTCATTGGGGACGCAG AGGACTACGGGCACTACGAAGAGCTgccgggggagcctggggagCACCTCTTCCCCGAGCACCCTCTGGAGCCAGACAGCTTCTCTGAGGGAGGGCCCCCAGGCCGGCCGAAGCCGGGCGCCGGTGTCCCCGACTTCCTGCCCTCGGCCCAGAGGGCCCTGTACCTGAGGAtccagcagaagcagcaggaggaggagagagcgAGGAGGCTGGCTGAGAGCAGCAAGCAGGACCGGGAGAATGAGGAAG GTGACACTGGAAACTGGTACTCAAGCGATGAGGATGAAGGTGGGAGCAGTGTCACCTCCATCCTGAAGACGCTGAGGCAGCAGACGTCCAGCCGGCCCCAGGCTTCTGTTGGAGAGCTGAGCGGCAGTGGGCTGGGGGATCCCCGCCTCCAGAAGGGACACCCCACAGGAGGCCGACTGGCCGACCCCCGCCTCAGCCGGGACCCCAGGCTTTCTCGCCATGCCGAGGCTTCCAGTGGGTCAGGCCCAGGTGACACCGGACCCTCTGACCCGCGACTGGCTCGCTCCCTACCCAGCTCCAAGCCCGACGGTGGCTTGCATTCCAGCCCTGCCGGTCCCGGGGGCTCCAAGGGGTCTGGGCCACCCCCGGCggaagaagaggaaggggagcGAGCCCTGCGGGAGAAGGCCGTCAACATTCCCCTGGAGCCGCTCCCTGGGCACCCGCTGCGGGACCCACGGTCACAGCTGCAGCAATTCAGCCACATCAAGAAGGACGTGACCCTGAGCCGGCCCAGCTTCGCCCgcactgtgctctggagccctgaGGACCTGATCCCGCTGCCCCTGCCCAAGCAGGAGGCGGCGCCCCCCGTGCCCGCCGCCCTGCAGTCCCTGCCGGCGCTGGATCCCAGGCTACACCGCGCCGCCGCCTCGGGGCCCCCCAACTCCCGGCAGCGCGCGGGCAACTCTGCAGATGCTGGTGCGGCCGGCTCCAGCCTGCCTGACTTTGAGCTCCTCTCGCGCATTCTCAAGACTGTCAACGTCACCGGCCCCTTGGCCACCCCTGGCTCCGGCGACAAGCCCAGTGACCCCCGAGTGCGGAAGACGCCTACCGACCCCCGGCTGCAGAAACCCACAGACTCCGCCACTGCCTCCTCCCGGGCAGCCAAACCTGGCCCCGCCGAGGTGCCCTCTCCAGCTGCCAGCCCCAGCGGGGAGTCCTCCCCGCCAGCCACCGCCCCCTACGACCCCCGTGTGCTGGCAGCCGGCGGCCTGGGCCAGGGCGGCGGGGGCGGCCAGAGCAGCGTGCTGAGCGGCATCAGCCTCTACGACCCCAGGACTCCCAACGCGGGGGGCAAAGCCGCGGAGCCGGCCGCCGACACGGGCGCCCAACCCAAGGGCCCTGAGGGCAATGGCAGGAGCTCTGCTGCCGCCAAGGCCAAGGAGCCCCCGTTTGTCCGCAAGTCCGCCCTGGAACAGCCCGAGTCCGGGAAGCCCGGGGCCGACGGGGCCACGGCCACGGACAGATACAACAGTTACAACCGGCCCCGGCCCAAGGCCGCCGCGGCCCCCGCTGCCGCTGTGGGTGCCCCATCAGCAGAGGGCAGCCTGCCCCAGCCCGGCGTGCACAACCTGCCCGTGCCCACCCTCTTCGGGACCGTGAAACCGGCACCCAAGACGGGCTCCGGAAGCCCATTTGCTGGCAACAGCCCAGCCCAAGAGG CGTGCAGGCCATGA